One Euzebyales bacterium genomic window carries:
- a CDS encoding type II toxin-antitoxin system prevent-host-death family antitoxin, translated as MTEVNVRELRNHGSEVLDRVTRGETLTVTRAGVPVAELRPLPRKATLASVLLARWRRLPHIDPDQLRRDLDAVMDASL; from the coding sequence ATGACCGAAGTGAACGTGCGCGAGCTGCGTAACCACGGCAGCGAGGTGCTCGACCGCGTCACCCGAGGTGAGACCCTGACCGTCACCCGTGCCGGGGTCCCGGTGGCCGAGCTCCGCCCGTTGCCGCGCAAGGCGACCTTGGCCTCCGTGCTGCTCGCCAGATGGCGCCGACTACCACACATCGACCCCGACCAGCTCCGTCGCGACCTCGACGCGGTCATGGACGCCAGCCTGTGA
- a CDS encoding nuclear transport factor 2 family protein → MNMDEHEVRELFFERLQHLSADAEYELRHPDYVMEMPQSGERIRGRDAMRAFQEAYPNPPTIEPRRVVGSGDVWVVEGRSDYGDGQVFHVADIVEFRDGRIWRETRYYGEQFDAPPWRAEWVERM, encoded by the coding sequence ATGAACATGGACGAACACGAGGTCCGTGAGCTGTTCTTCGAGCGGCTTCAGCACCTGAGCGCCGATGCCGAGTACGAGCTACGGCATCCGGACTATGTCATGGAGATGCCCCAGTCGGGTGAACGCATCCGCGGGCGCGACGCGATGCGCGCCTTTCAAGAGGCGTATCCGAACCCGCCGACCATCGAGCCACGTCGAGTGGTCGGATCGGGCGACGTATGGGTGGTCGAGGGCCGGTCGGATTATGGCGACGGTCAGGTCTTCCACGTGGCCGACATCGTCGAGTTCCGCGACGGGAGGATCTGGCGCGAAACCCGCTACTACGGCGAGCAGTTCGATGCGCCGCCATGGCGGGCAGAGTGGGTCGAGCGGATGTAA
- a CDS encoding PspC domain-containing protein: MDTRQTPSEPGPERRSATGPDPGADDTATAAPSGTDAPSTADGAPPGAASDAPSPSDPGAPSTADGAPPGAAWDAPSPSDPGTTPPDIDPGAAGQSDASSPPPSEASTPPANDADAGPASGDTSGSGTGSPLPRGPGPSPGGPPPPPPGGASGSARATPPPPRPLRTRQLTRRSRDRVIAGVAGGLGDYFNVDPAIFRLAFVGLMFIGGAGLPLYGVAWLFVPDRDSGRSVGDGLLSRFNVGSRSTGRIVLAVLVVVILANSGRAFGGEWLWAALLVGLGFLLFRDSDDDDDRPGRPSVGGDAPTSSPQRQPASRTTASEPSGGPPSDENPFEARSTNPYDDAYYSDLMTVPPPRRTDDGWRPTPLAEPPKPPPPPSILGRVTVAAVLIVVGAVALLESLLPWFDVATATYVAVALAIVGGGLLVGARWGRARGLIVLGVVMLMGLSASAAVPDVPTGVGQRRYVPENVSEIADEYRLGMGEMQIDLTRLELEPGEEVTLEASTTIGSLQVVVPEGATLEGQAEVQVGAVDVLDRTSDGTPATLTIAEEGDEDGGTIDLDLSAVLGEIEVARSGERGPALRPAAEGI, from the coding sequence ATGGACACACGCCAGACACCGTCGGAACCCGGTCCCGAGCGCCGTTCAGCGACCGGGCCGGACCCAGGCGCGGACGACACCGCAACGGCAGCCCCGTCGGGTACGGATGCACCGTCCACCGCCGACGGGGCACCACCGGGGGCAGCGTCGGACGCACCGTCCCCGTCGGACCCGGGCGCACCGTCCACCGCCGACGGGGCGCCACCGGGTGCAGCGTGGGACGCACCGTCCCCGTCGGACCCGGGCACAACTCCACCGGACATCGACCCGGGCGCCGCCGGTCAATCGGACGCCAGCTCCCCACCCCCATCTGAGGCCAGCACGCCACCGGCCAACGACGCAGACGCTGGACCGGCGTCCGGCGACACGTCGGGGTCCGGGACCGGCTCACCACTTCCCCGCGGCCCCGGACCGTCGCCGGGCGGCCCCCCGCCCCCGCCGCCCGGCGGCGCGTCCGGCTCCGCGAGGGCCACTCCCCCGCCACCACGTCCACTCCGCACGCGCCAGCTGACGCGCCGCAGCCGCGACCGCGTGATCGCCGGTGTCGCCGGAGGGCTCGGGGACTACTTCAACGTCGACCCCGCGATCTTCCGGCTGGCCTTCGTCGGGCTGATGTTCATCGGTGGAGCCGGCCTGCCGCTGTACGGCGTCGCATGGCTGTTCGTCCCGGACCGGGATTCGGGCCGATCGGTCGGCGACGGCCTGTTGAGCCGCTTCAACGTCGGCAGCCGCTCGACCGGAAGGATCGTGCTCGCGGTGCTCGTCGTGGTCATTCTGGCCAACAGCGGACGCGCCTTCGGTGGCGAGTGGCTATGGGCCGCACTGCTGGTCGGCCTGGGTTTCCTGTTGTTCCGGGACTCCGACGATGACGACGACCGGCCCGGCAGGCCGTCCGTGGGCGGCGACGCGCCGACGTCGTCGCCGCAACGGCAGCCGGCATCCCGTACCACGGCGTCCGAGCCATCAGGCGGCCCGCCGTCCGACGAGAACCCCTTCGAGGCCAGGTCGACCAACCCGTACGACGACGCGTACTACAGCGACCTGATGACCGTGCCTCCGCCCCGGCGGACGGACGACGGCTGGCGGCCGACGCCCCTGGCTGAACCACCGAAGCCGCCGCCTCCTCCGTCGATCCTCGGGCGCGTCACCGTCGCGGCGGTGCTCATCGTGGTCGGTGCCGTCGCGCTGCTGGAGTCGCTGCTGCCGTGGTTCGATGTGGCGACGGCGACGTACGTGGCAGTGGCGCTGGCCATCGTGGGCGGCGGCCTGCTGGTCGGAGCCCGATGGGGCCGGGCACGTGGCCTGATCGTCCTGGGCGTCGTCATGCTCATGGGGCTGTCCGCGTCGGCGGCCGTCCCGGACGTGCCGACCGGCGTCGGTCAGCGGCGATACGTCCCCGAGAACGTCAGCGAAATCGCGGACGAGTATCGGCTGGGCATGGGCGAGATGCAGATCGACCTCACGCGCCTCGAGCTCGAGCCGGGCGAGGAGGTCACGCTGGAGGCGTCCACCACCATTGGGTCGCTCCAGGTGGTCGTGCCCGAAGGCGCAACCCTCGAAGGCCAGGCAGAGGTGCAGGTGGGGGCGGTCGACGTGCTCGACCGGACGAGCGACGGGACGCCGGCCACGCTGACCATCGCCGAGGAGGGCGACGAGGACGGTGGCACCATCGACCTCGATCTGTCAGCAGTGCTCGGTGAGATCGAGGTCGCCCGATCCGGCGAGCGAGGCCCTGCATTGCGCCCGGCTGCGGAGGGAATCTGA
- a CDS encoding PspC domain-containing protein: protein MERTPCIDPTTDPAIATQTEPTSTRRGVGLWRSHDRRVIAGIAGGLSERFGIDPVYVRASFVALGMAGGFGVFAYLLLWTAADQERPPDAVVRRARPRHDLGTLSIVLGIMLMLRSTGIWLGDGVVWPVALVALGSSVIWSRNDDGGAWNRFASAATNAESPGRTGLVRLALGGVLVVAGVGIFIAGSSALPQTGGAVVAVVITGLGVGLILGPWMVRQAQQLTQERHERIRSQERAEVAAHLHDSVLQTLAMIQRSDSSRRMISLARSQERELRAWLYGADDQQADRLQPMFEDVAARIEQRYDLPVELVVVGDMLVDDQVRALSAAAYEALQNAARHSQADTVSMYVEVEPAHVTVFVRDEGKGFDPRAIPDDRRGIDESIRGRMSRHGGVATVRSEPGSGTEIELQLPREHTR, encoded by the coding sequence ATGGAGCGCACGCCATGCATCGACCCGACGACGGATCCCGCCATCGCCACGCAGACGGAGCCGACCAGCACCCGACGAGGTGTCGGGCTATGGCGTAGCCATGACAGGCGGGTGATCGCCGGGATCGCAGGCGGGCTGTCAGAGCGGTTCGGCATCGACCCGGTGTACGTACGTGCGAGTTTCGTCGCGCTCGGCATGGCCGGCGGGTTCGGCGTGTTTGCCTACCTGTTGCTGTGGACCGCTGCCGACCAGGAGCGTCCCCCGGACGCCGTCGTGCGCCGCGCCAGGCCACGCCACGACCTCGGAACGCTGTCCATCGTGCTCGGCATCATGCTGATGCTGCGGTCGACGGGCATCTGGCTTGGCGACGGGGTCGTGTGGCCGGTCGCGCTCGTCGCGTTGGGCAGCAGTGTGATCTGGTCGCGTAATGACGACGGCGGTGCGTGGAACCGGTTCGCCTCGGCCGCGACGAACGCCGAGAGCCCCGGGCGGACAGGGCTCGTGCGTCTCGCGCTGGGCGGTGTGCTGGTCGTCGCAGGCGTCGGCATCTTCATCGCCGGCAGCAGCGCGTTACCGCAGACCGGTGGCGCCGTGGTCGCCGTCGTGATCACCGGTCTGGGCGTCGGTCTCATCCTTGGACCATGGATGGTCCGCCAGGCGCAGCAACTGACCCAGGAACGTCACGAGCGCATCCGTTCGCAGGAGCGCGCCGAGGTCGCCGCCCACCTGCACGACTCGGTGCTGCAGACGCTGGCGATGATCCAGCGCAGCGACTCGTCGCGCCGGATGATCAGCCTCGCGCGCAGTCAGGAACGCGAACTGCGCGCCTGGCTGTACGGCGCCGACGACCAGCAGGCCGACCGCCTCCAGCCCATGTTCGAGGACGTCGCCGCGCGGATCGAGCAGCGGTACGACCTTCCCGTCGAGCTCGTGGTCGTCGGTGACATGCTGGTCGACGACCAGGTCCGCGCGCTGTCGGCAGCAGCCTACGAGGCGCTGCAGAACGCCGCGCGGCACTCACAGGCGGACACGGTGTCGATGTACGTCGAGGTCGAGCCCGCGCACGTCACCGTGTTCGTGCGCGATGAGGGCAAGGGCTTCGACCCTCGAGCCATCCCCGACGACCGCCGCGGGATCGACGAGTCCATCCGCGGCAGGATGTCGCGCCACGGTGGCGTGGCGACCGTCCGTAGCGAGCCCGGGTCGGGCACCGAGATCGAACTCCAACTGCCACGGGAGCACACACGATGA
- a CDS encoding response regulator transcription factor gives MIRVFLVDDHRLFLSGVKSELRVGFEVVGTASDVDTAISGIRRTRPDVVLLDVHMPGGGGRTVIEAISEERPETQFLALSVSDAAEDVIAIVRAGARGYVTKSISPAELTDAIRRVHDGDAVFSPRLAGFVLDAFASDAIQPVDPELDQLTNREREVLRHIARGFTYKVIAQRLHISVKTVETHVSAVLRKLQLSNRHELTRWATDRRLV, from the coding sequence ATGATCCGCGTCTTCCTCGTCGATGACCACCGTCTGTTCCTGTCCGGCGTGAAGTCGGAGCTGCGCGTGGGGTTCGAGGTCGTCGGCACCGCCAGCGACGTCGACACCGCCATCTCCGGCATCCGCCGCACCCGTCCGGACGTCGTGCTGCTCGATGTGCACATGCCGGGCGGTGGCGGCCGCACTGTCATCGAGGCCATCTCGGAGGAACGCCCCGAGACGCAGTTCCTGGCGCTGAGCGTCTCCGATGCCGCGGAGGACGTGATCGCCATCGTCCGCGCCGGCGCGCGCGGCTACGTGACGAAGTCCATCTCTCCTGCCGAGCTCACGGACGCGATCCGCCGGGTCCACGACGGCGACGCGGTCTTCTCGCCGCGGCTGGCCGGTTTCGTCCTGGACGCGTTCGCCAGCGACGCGATCCAGCCGGTCGACCCGGAGCTCGACCAGCTGACCAACCGCGAGCGGGAGGTCCTGCGTCACATCGCCCGGGGCTTCACCTACAAGGTGATCGCCCAGCGCCTGCACATCTCGGTCAAGACGGTCGAGACCCACGTGTCCGCGGTGCTGCGCAAGCTGCAGCTGAGCAACCGCCACGAGCTGACCCGCTGGGCGACCGACCGCCGCCTGGTCTGA
- a CDS encoding Type 1 glutamine amidotransferase-like domain-containing protein: MNGLICLQGGDEFTPDCRTMDEDWLARIDAGVVAIAPLACAIGVEYRTAATNGAEYLRDLGVSDIIAVPEPETSLRGSVRAIIDADTVVIPGGSPVRIHRRVVETAIGGALRAHLVRGGTLIGASAGAMVLGEVMVVPGGDMQVRPGLAVVPGVLVLPHYDEPRGDLVDRVSEQVGSDISILGIPACCGVLPINGEMVALGSRDAWRFTAHGGPSVIPHA, from the coding sequence GTGAACGGCCTCATCTGCCTGCAGGGCGGCGACGAGTTCACGCCCGACTGCCGCACCATGGATGAGGACTGGCTCGCGCGCATCGATGCCGGGGTCGTCGCGATCGCCCCCCTGGCCTGCGCCATCGGCGTCGAGTACCGCACGGCCGCCACCAACGGCGCGGAGTACCTGCGCGATCTCGGGGTGTCCGACATCATCGCCGTGCCCGAGCCCGAGACGTCGCTGCGGGGGTCGGTGCGCGCCATCATCGACGCCGACACCGTGGTGATCCCGGGCGGCTCACCGGTGCGGATACACCGGCGGGTGGTCGAGACCGCGATCGGCGGGGCGTTGCGCGCGCATCTCGTGCGCGGCGGCACGCTGATCGGCGCGAGCGCCGGCGCGATGGTGCTGGGCGAGGTGATGGTCGTACCGGGCGGCGACATGCAGGTCCGGCCCGGCCTTGCCGTCGTGCCCGGCGTGCTGGTGCTGCCCCACTACGACGAACCACGCGGCGATCTGGTCGACCGGGTGTCCGAGCAGGTCGGCAGCGACATCTCCATCCTGGGGATCCCCGCCTGTTGCGGCGTGCTGCCGATCAACGGCGAGATGGTGGCGCTCGGATCGCGCGACGCATGGCGCTTCACCGCCCACGGCGGGCCGTCGGTCATCCCCCACGCCTGA